Genomic DNA from Nicotiana tabacum cultivar K326 chromosome 21, ASM71507v2, whole genome shotgun sequence:
GAAGTATGTGAACAAAAGGCTGTCCTGTAAAAACTGCTATGGTGTTTTTATTGCTGTTGAAACAGGTCTGGACGCGGTAAGTGGTGCCTATCCAAATAGCTATAGGCATTGTGCACCGGAGAACGGATATGGAAGCCATGGTCGTGACGTTGCATATGTTCCCACAACGCCTATTTATTCTGTGAATAATGCTGTTTCAGGACATCATTCTGTGTGCAATGAGCAACCGTTACGCAGACGTGGTAGGCCTTCTAAGAAAAGAAAGCTTCTTGTGGAGAGTACATATGTTTATAATGGTGAAGCGGCTCTAGAAACGGCTACAGAAATGAAAATGGCAGATGCAAATGGGAATGGGAATATGAACCAAGATACCAAGCTTCGTACTCCTACTGAAACTTCACTCAGAAGATGTTTAACAGCTCCTGCATTTGATGTAAGACAATTATTAATTGACAAGGCAAGAACATATATCCGCAAGAAACTAGAACAGATCAGGTCGGATGCAGAAACTGGCTCGTTAACAATAACTGTCCCAGACTCTGACTTCCATGATTTTGACAAAGACAGATCAGAGGATTGTTTCAAACCGAAGCAAATATGGGCTTTATATGACGAGGAAGATGGCATGCCTCGCTTGTATTGTCTGATCCGCGAAGTCATCTCTATGAATCCATTCAAGATTCGCATCAGCTACTTGAGTTCGAAATCAGACAGTGAATTTGGACTAGTAAATTGGTTGGATTCCGGTTTTACCAAGTCATGTGGAAATTTTAGGGCCTTTAACTCTGAAATCGTTGAGCGGGTCAATATATTTTCTCATCTTCTAAGTAGGGAGAAGGCTGGTAGAGGAGGTTGTGTTAGAATCTACCCGAAAAGTGGGGATATTTGGGCTGTATATCAAAATTGGTCGCTAGATTGGAACAGAGAAACCCCTGAGGAAGTGAGACACCGATTTGAAATGGTGGAGGTCCTTAATGATTATTCCGAGGAGCTTGGTGTCTCTGTTACTCCATTGGTTAAATTAGATGGATTCAAGACGGTATACAAAAGAAAAATGGACAAGGATGCCATTCAATGGATTCCAAGAAGAGAGATGTTACGATTTTCACATCAAGTTCCTTCTTGTTTACTGAAACGGGAAGGTATGAATTTGCCAGAGGGGTGCTGGGATCTTGACCCTGCTGCAACTCCCGAAGATCTACTTCAGGGAGTAAATGAGGCGAGCACATCCAGGCTATGACGGGAGTATAGGTAAAGTAAATGCCAAGCAGTCGAAAAGTAGAGTTTGAGGTTCTTTTTTCAATCATTCTAACAGTATTGAGATTCAAATTATATAGATTTAAACACACATCGAAGGATGATTCTCAAAAAATTAGATAACTAGCAGGATGAGTATCAAAGTGATCGATAGCATTGTTTTAGGTGGCCGTAGGTTTAATCAGTGACTTGTAGTGGTAATTCAGATTCATCTCCTTTGCAGAAGTGCTTTTTATTCTCTCAGGTAGGATAATAGGACAGGCTAAAGTGGCTTCTTTGAAATATCTTACTCTACAGATTTAAGTTTCAGTTTACCTCCATAGGGTCACTTTTCATCATTCCTGATGTTTCAACCATGATCTATCTATCTATCAAGGCACTCAACTTTGTCTTTGAGGTATTATGTACATGTTTAGCTTTTCCCATGAAATGAAGTGTTAGTTCTTTGCACAATTTGTCTTATCATCTTGATTTCAACTTTATCATGTTGCAGCTCATCGTACCTTGCCCTCATTTTTACTGACTCTCTGTGTACTGATTTCTCAATCATTTCACTGCTATCCAGTTGTATATCACACCATTGTTTGCTGCTTTTGATTTGAATCTTAAGTGCACTACATTGAAATATttgatttctttcatttggctacATATACTACATTTATGATTTCCTCAGTAGCCAATGTCTCGGAATTCTTTATGGAAAACTGGATGATGCCAATCAACTTGTTTGAGTTTTATTTCATCTGGGGCGCGACGTACGTCTGAAGTGTCACATATTGGTCATCTGGTTTTAGTTGCTTTTCTTATAATATCTTTTGCCAATAAGTACAAATATTGATCACGTACTTattgtgaaaaatgaaaaatatgtcattgacaATGG
This window encodes:
- the LOC107768300 gene encoding uncharacterized protein LOC107768300, which gives rise to MASIEEALKAKANAETKYAERDFLGAKKYALKAQMLCPHLAGISQMVAAFGVHSAAATKVNGEFDFYAMLGSDPSSNRAMLKKQYKKLAVFLHPDKNKRFGADVAFRLVSEAWKVLSDGAKRSSYDHRRSLFTVHASGVGNVGNCANSSASHSRLDTFWTVCTSCHVQYEYHRKYVNKRLSCKNCYGVFIAVETGLDAVSGAYPNSYRHCAPENGYGSHGRDVAYVPTTPIYSVNNAVSGHHSVCNEQPLRRRGRPSKKRKLLVESTYVYNGEAALETATEMKMADANGNGNMNQDTKLRTPTETSLRRCLTAPAFDVRQLLIDKARTYIRKKLEQIRSDAETGSLTITVPDSDFHDFDKDRSEDCFKPKQIWALYDEEDGMPRLYCLIREVISMNPFKIRISYLSSKSDSEFGLVNWLDSGFTKSCGNFRAFNSEIVERVNIFSHLLSREKAGRGGCVRIYPKSGDIWAVYQNWSLDWNRETPEEVRHRFEMVEVLNDYSEELGVSVTPLVKLDGFKTVYKRKMDKDAIQWIPRREMLRFSHQVPSCLLKREGMNLPEGCWDLDPAATPEDLLQGVNEASTSRL